A region of Paenibacillus sp. 37 DNA encodes the following proteins:
- a CDS encoding alpha-L-fucosidase: MSETKETVLEQEEQIVEAGVHNFSKEEEWIRPEEPLLNERLEWFKDQKLGLMMHWGPYSQLGLVESWALSDEDGDWSRDDIDWTDDMEDFKREYFDLNKTFNPIRFQPEEWAQMAADNGFKYFLFTTKHHDGFCMWDTKTTDYRITGKDTPFHTHKYADICRALFDAFRAKGLGISAYFSKADWHTPYYWAPGMERGRHMWRGPSYDPHKYPWLWEKFVEFTHEQIMELLTNYGRIECLWLDAGWVREGRHGQDIRLGEVVDRARQTTQPWLLSADRTVGGPYENIVTPEQTIPEHPMNIPWESCITVGNSFAFGFDDQYKTGRQLAHILLEVVSKGGNLALNVGPQPDGRLPKGAIRGIKGLGEWLGTHGEGVYGTRICGPYFTKDWAFTQKEEINTVYAFRLYRNEHESVQPQLVIPYLEKVERVELIGSDDVLTYQHKEDGLLVELPQSVTTSALPITHTFRLITSA; encoded by the coding sequence ATGAGCGAAACCAAAGAAACCGTACTGGAGCAGGAAGAGCAGATTGTCGAAGCCGGGGTGCACAATTTTAGCAAAGAGGAAGAGTGGATCAGACCGGAGGAACCGCTGCTGAATGAACGGCTGGAGTGGTTCAAGGACCAGAAGCTGGGGCTGATGATGCACTGGGGGCCGTATTCCCAGCTTGGTCTCGTGGAGTCCTGGGCGCTGAGCGACGAGGATGGCGATTGGTCGCGTGATGACATCGACTGGACGGATGACATGGAAGACTTTAAACGGGAATATTTCGATCTCAACAAAACCTTCAATCCGATTCGTTTCCAGCCTGAGGAATGGGCACAGATGGCGGCAGATAACGGGTTCAAATACTTCCTGTTCACCACCAAGCACCATGATGGTTTCTGCATGTGGGATACGAAGACAACCGATTACCGGATTACGGGCAAGGACACGCCTTTTCATACCCATAAGTATGCGGACATCTGTCGAGCACTGTTTGACGCTTTTCGGGCTAAAGGACTCGGCATCTCAGCGTATTTCTCCAAAGCGGACTGGCATACCCCGTATTACTGGGCACCGGGTATGGAGCGTGGACGTCATATGTGGCGCGGCCCTTCGTATGATCCCCATAAGTATCCGTGGCTGTGGGAGAAATTCGTGGAGTTCACACATGAGCAGATCATGGAACTGCTGACCAATTACGGGCGGATCGAATGTCTGTGGCTGGATGCCGGCTGGGTGCGTGAAGGTCGCCATGGTCAGGATATCAGGCTTGGAGAAGTCGTGGACCGGGCGCGTCAGACCACTCAGCCCTGGCTGCTGTCCGCAGATCGCACTGTAGGTGGACCGTATGAGAATATTGTTACCCCTGAGCAGACCATACCGGAACATCCGATGAACATTCCATGGGAGAGCTGTATTACCGTAGGCAACTCCTTTGCCTTCGGATTCGATGATCAGTATAAAACGGGAAGACAGCTAGCACATATTCTACTCGAAGTGGTGTCCAAGGGTGGTAACCTGGCGCTGAATGTAGGACCACAACCCGATGGGCGTCTGCCAAAAGGGGCAATTCGAGGCATCAAGGGCCTCGGTGAATGGCTGGGTACTCATGGAGAAGGTGTCTATGGAACCCGGATCTGCGGGCCATATTTTACGAAAGATTGGGCCTTCACTCAGAAGGAAGAGATCAACACCGTATATGCCTTCCGTTTATACCGAAACGAACATGAGAGCGTACAACCACAGTTAGTCATTCCTTATCTGGAAAAGGTAGAGCGGGTCGAACTCATCGGTAGCGATGACGTACTTACGTATCAGCATAAGGAAGACGGACTTCTCGTGGAACTTCCACAATCGGTTACAACCAGTGCATTACCCATCACACATACGTTCAGATTGATCACAAGCGCATAG